The following DNA comes from Populus trichocarpa isolate Nisqually-1 chromosome 19, P.trichocarpa_v4.1, whole genome shotgun sequence.
atttgaaaaattcacTACTCAGGCCTACTCTTCCATAGAATTGCAGTAGGCAAGATTGAACTGCACGGGCCGCATCCAAATATCAGACTCCATTGGCAGCAGATGACACAAATTGCAGCTCAACAACGACTCGTATGCACAAAGGTAATGAATACAATGCAGAATGGACTTACATGAGACTTAAAATCAGGATACATTCATcaaatcaaaagacaaaaaaaagggtagcaaaattatgataaaaataaaaaataggtagTATTTCCTCTCTTGTAACTGTGCCATGGTCACCTTGGACCAGATAACTCAACCGCGTGTAGATTTTCTGTCGAGTCAACAATCCAATCAGAATTTGGATGAGGGGAGAATTCCACCTCCTGACGAAGAACTTCTACCTTTTGCCACTCATCCCATCTCTCTGCTAAACCATCACCTTCAAGCATTCTCACCACTTCTGACATCTTAGGCCGCTCCATCGGGGTGCCTTGCGTACAAAGCAGTGCAACCTGGATTAGTTGCTCCACCTCTGCTTCCACATATTTGTTTTGGAGATCAGGATCTACTAGCATTTCTAACTTCTTCTCCTTAAGAAGTCCTTTTACCTGAGACAACATCAATTCCATTACATATACGAACTAGTCATTGTTCCGAAGCCTTATGAAACAGGCAAAAAGACAAgacttcaacaaaaaaataaaatacaataagaaCATAGTAAAGTGTGCACACCCAATCAAGCAACatgacatcatcatcatttgcCAACCTAGCAAGGTCAAAGGCCCTCTGTCCAGTAATTAGCTCCAGAAGCATGATTCCATAACCAAAAACATCAGTTTTCTCGGACGATTTACCAGTAGATAGGTACTCTGGAGCTATGTGCCCTATTGTACCACGGACAGCAGTGGTGACGTGAGTATCCTTGTAGTCCATCAATTTTGCTAGCCCAAAATCCCCAACAACAGCCTCAAATTCCTCATCCAACAAAATATTTGCAGCTTTAACATCCCGATGAATAATCTTTGGATCACAATGATCATGCAAATAAGATAAACCCCTTGCAGATCCCAATGCAATTCGCTTCCGTGTTGGCCAATCTAGAGGAGGTTGTGACGGTGGGCGTTCTAAAACATGCATCAATAAAACAATTAAGACAATGATATAACTGGCACAAAGCTAGTATTAGAAGGCACAAAGAATGATCGAGCTATTtgataatcaaaacaaattgtgTCAaggaagttgaaatatcaatgaCAAATGCCAACGATAACAAGGTTTACCCCTCAAACATGATGCAACACTTCCATTAGCCATGTAGGGATAAACAAGCAGTCTTTCAGTTGGTGTCATGCAAAAGCCACGTAAGCGGAGGAGATTCCGATGCACAGCCATGCTTATCATCTCAACTTCCGTTTGAAACTGCAACTCTCCTCCAGGTGTACGCTCTTCTTTAAGTCTTTTTACAGCCACCAATGAGCCATCTGCTAGACGTCCTTTGTAAACCTTCCCAAATCCTCCTCTACCCAGAATATTTTTGTTGCTAAAGCTATCTGTTGCAACTTGTAATTCTCGCAGTGAAAACCTCTTAAGCTGTCCTAGATGAACCTCGGGATCTTCTTCAGCTGCAAAGAGACAAACATATTTCATCAAAACGTCCTACAAAGTCtaaatctggtttttttttttcttcagttaAAACCCTAACCAGGAACATCAAAGAAGAATTCCTGAGGCTTCCTCCGACGCCACCAAGCAAATGCTAATGCAGGGGCAGCAAACAGTAAGGCTGCACCAGCCGCAACTCCTCCAGCAATTGCTCCAGTGGCACTATTACCTCCTGAAGTtagatgcaaagaaaaaaaaaaccaagattagCAGAACaggatatcaaattcttgacaAAATATTCACTAATAAACCAAATAGTGATCAAAATTAATGAAGCCTGACATGGGAATTCAGCCTATGCCAGGGAAACAAAATTGaatcaattaaatcaattttaattaatttaagttctACAAGTTAAAATGTGTTGCAATATATTCTTGTACAAGTATCACTACATCACATATTAAATATTCCAGCCAGTGTGAACAACACAATAATGACAATAAAACATGCCTTCATATTAATAGACCAGCAGAAGCAAATTCATGTGTACATTTGTAAGTCGTATAACTTGGACCACATAACAGTTCATATTGACCAAGCAATAATAGAAGGAAGAACTTCGCTCATAAAAACCCAGGTCAGCTCACATGCCAAAAACATTGACCGACCGTGCTGAAGGCTTAAGAAATACTATAATGTGAGAGCATGATCTACACTTCTTAATTTCAAACAGAGAATGAGTGACAGATTACCTGGTGTAGAAACTGGAGGCGGTGGGAcaaatggaggaggaggagaaaaaggAGGAGAACCTGGGCAGGGATGACCAGTAACCGGTCCACAGAGATCCAAGTTGTTAGCAAAACTGAAAGGGAAAAGGAAGAATTTCAGAAGCGCTTTCAAAAGCATTCCATTAAGGGCAGGTAATGCTCTGATGATTATCAAACCTGATGGGAGTGAACAGTGAGAAGGAACCATTATCTGGAACCACTCCAGAGAGGCGGTTGTTTGAAAGATCCCTGTGTTCCAAAAtgcaaaatgcaaaaatttACTTTTGTATCACACGATTTCTTAAAGAGAGATTTCTTCATGAGACATAGTAAGTAACTGAGCACTCACAGTACTTGAAGTGCTGAGATATTAGTCAATGACATTGGAATGGGCCCCGCCAAACTATTGTTATTAAGCCGACTGTCCTTGCACCAAACAtggcaagaacaaaaaaaaatagttaagctCCAAAATCAATCAAGAGACGCAGCTTAAATTACCATCATAAGCAGATGCCATAACAGTATATTATGGCTAAGGATATAAAAGCCAtgttaaataaagaaattgcATCATTGATTTGGCATGTGCGTGCAGATGCAGGTTAGCAACACTCATGTGCACGTCTAACAGGCAGCAATTGCAATTTATCATTAGATGGATCATTAGGGGTCGCTGAAGATTAGAGATTCTGGCAATTCAGTAGAACCAAGAGCCAACTAAtaacttcattttgtttttcctgtGCAGTATAAAAACTCCTATAACAAGGTACACATATCAAGAAGCATGACATTTTGGAAACTACACCGCAAAGATGGAGACTGAATATTTTAGGAGCATACTTACAGGAATCGCAGTTTTGACAGCTTGCCCAAAGTGTCCGGGATGGGACCAGTAAAACTATTCAAGTAAAGATCCAAGCTCACCAGGTTAGTCAAATTTCCCAGATCACTAGGAATTGGTCCGCTTATATTGTTACTATAGAGTTCCCTGTTGTAAACAATATGGCTTAATGAATCATGcaagaaatgattaaaaaacgAAAGATGTGTCTACCATAAActcacaaaacaaaattaacaaattgCCAAGGGACTTTTTCATAACTAGATCAAGCATGATATACGTTTTCATCTGTTCAAAACAAACACATCACTACTAGAAGGAACTTCCAAgtggtgaaattaaaatttaccaaACAATTCTCCTGGGCCTGACCTGACCCACACAAGATGCTGTTACATTACAACCAACTACAACCTCAATGTATGGAGCCAATACAAGATAGTGGTTTGAGCAGCAGAGATTGTGCTTCCAGTTTATGAAACATGAACTTCACAAATTTTCAGTCATGGAAGTTATTACTAGACCACATTCAATTTTACCACTGACCAAAGCTACAAGCGCACAGTTTAATACCAGAAAAGCATAGCATCCATTTCCTGAAACGTTAGATTATTTCAACTTTCCCATACTATAGGATAAATTCCAGTACATGTCAGATCATTCTGCAAATATCTCAGAGGAGCCTTTGCCTGGTACAGTGTTGAAACTTTTGGAATTGTAGCCACAGAGAAGCAGGGCTTGAATCTTGAGAACAGCTACTAAATGCGAAATGTTAAGATAGCCTTCAAATTCTTTCTTCCAGGATACCACTTCGGTGGAAAAACACAGAgcaatgccttttttttttctttataacatGGCATTTCACTTATTGTGAATGGAGTTATAATTAAGTGATGGGTCATCCAATACAGAGAACAGAGGCCCCTAACATAACAAGTTTCTGACTTTAATAGAAAATACAAGTTTCACTCAACCAGACAGCAAATACATGTGTAAGATTTGGTTAGACTACAGGAAATGCTAACATAATCAGAATTTCCAATTCTTTTTCACAATTCATTGTTCTGTCTCATGGGCTTCATTGCTTTAGTGGAAAATCTTTCGCCGACAACAATCTGTCAGGACAGCACCATAATCTGCATGGTTGGAAGTGAGTAAAACACGTGCCAACATAAACAATCTCGTTAATATTTCCATAATCATTTCCCACATGGAAGAGTGTTGagaataaaaatccaaaactgTTCTCTTTAATGTCACCAAATCTCCCATCCTTATAATCTAAACTCTTTGGG
Coding sequences within:
- the LOC7475818 gene encoding somatic embryogenesis receptor kinase 2, yielding MERKVGDLLFLWLLILVLLLHPVWLVLGNMEGDALHSLRSNLNDPNNVLQSWDPTLVNPCTWFHVTCNNDNSVIRVDLGNAALSGQLVPQLGLLKNLQYLELYSNNISGPIPSDLGNLTNLVSLDLYLNSFTGPIPDTLGKLSKLRFLRLNNNSLAGPIPMSLTNISALQVLDLSNNRLSGVVPDNGSFSLFTPISFANNLDLCGPVTGHPCPGSPPFSPPPPFVPPPPVSTPGGNSATGAIAGGVAAGAALLFAAPALAFAWWRRRKPQEFFFDVPAEEDPEVHLGQLKRFSLRELQVATDSFSNKNILGRGGFGKVYKGRLADGSLVAVKRLKEERTPGGELQFQTEVEMISMAVHRNLLRLRGFCMTPTERLLVYPYMANGSVASCLRERPPSQPPLDWPTRKRIALGSARGLSYLHDHCDPKIIHRDVKAANILLDEEFEAVVGDFGLAKLMDYKDTHVTTAVRGTIGHIAPEYLSTGKSSEKTDVFGYGIMLLELITGQRAFDLARLANDDDVMLLDWVKGLLKEKKLEMLVDPDLQNKYVEAEVEQLIQVALLCTQGTPMERPKMSEVVRMLEGDGLAERWDEWQKVEVLRQEVEFSPHPNSDWIVDSTENLHAVELSGPR